In Psychrobacter sp. JCM 18902, a single window of DNA contains:
- a CDS encoding LysR family transcriptional regulator — protein MNLQRVDLNLLVHLDVLLREKNVTRAAEQLGITQPAMSNILRRLRKLFNDPLLVRSSEGMTPTERALELQPRIREILADLTQVLEPRTEFRPYSTSRVFRIMTSDYAEATLVPKLVKALRSEAPNVILDFLTPSDVSYRDMEQGRVDLAINRFNEIPQSFHQVLVWRDTFSCLLSSDSPYAHRFNLKNYLKAQHVWVSKTGMGVGFGVNPEKSGGLGSIDQALQRLGQKRQISVFTRHYQMPAMLAANKDLVATLPTRVAKMQANNDSIMMVEPPFFIPEFELTMAWSPLLQHHPAHRWLRQLIMHVARQIVDEEENPPQEIPVMNHLF, from the coding sequence ATGAATTTGCAGCGGGTAGATTTAAATTTATTGGTACATCTAGATGTGTTGCTACGAGAAAAAAACGTTACTCGTGCAGCTGAGCAGCTTGGCATTACCCAACCTGCCATGAGTAATATTTTGCGCCGGCTGCGTAAGCTATTTAATGATCCGTTGCTGGTACGCTCATCCGAAGGCATGACGCCAACTGAGCGTGCGCTTGAGCTGCAACCACGCATTCGTGAAATACTGGCGGATTTGACACAAGTATTAGAGCCACGCACAGAGTTTCGTCCTTATAGTACCTCGCGCGTTTTTCGTATCATGACCTCAGACTATGCTGAAGCGACATTGGTACCAAAATTGGTCAAAGCATTGCGCTCAGAGGCACCAAATGTCATCTTAGATTTCTTAACGCCATCGGACGTCTCATATCGTGATATGGAGCAGGGGCGAGTGGATTTGGCGATCAACCGCTTTAATGAAATTCCGCAAAGTTTCCACCAAGTTTTGGTCTGGCGTGATACCTTTAGCTGCCTATTGTCCTCTGACAGTCCTTATGCTCATCGCTTTAATCTCAAAAATTATCTTAAGGCGCAGCACGTTTGGGTCTCTAAAACTGGTATGGGTGTGGGATTTGGTGTCAATCCAGAAAAATCTGGTGGCCTAGGTTCAATTGATCAAGCACTGCAACGTTTAGGTCAAAAACGTCAAATCAGTGTTTTTACCCGCCACTATCAAATGCCAGCCATGCTTGCAGCCAATAAAGATTTGGTTGCAACTTTGCCTACGCGTGTAGCAAAAATGCAGGCTAATAACGACAGTATCATGATGGTCGAGCCACCATTTTTTATCCCTGAATTTGAGCTAACGATGGCGTGGTCGCCTTTGTTGCAGCATCATCCCGCCCATCGTTGGTTGCGTCAGCTTATCATGCATGTGGCTCGTCAAATTGTTGACGAAGAAGAGAATCCACCCCAAGAAATTCCTGTGATGAATCATTTGTTTTAA
- a CDS encoding NAD-dependent succinate-semialdehyde dehydrogenase, producing MADITTINPATGEAIKEYDYMSNDEVNKIVESSHQAFTEWRKTSHEARAKVINSIGETLLKYKEELSKLMTEERGKLYSQSLQEIDLCKAICDYTAEKGVAALADDERDIEGLKKGIVTYQPIGVIYGMQPWNFPAYQVFRYTIANLMAGNSILLKHASNVTGSGLLIEKIFHESELPNDLFRTILIDHDQSEALIGHDKVRGVTLTGSDGAGSIVGQQAAKAIKKVVLELGSNDAFIVLEDADVELAVETCTQARLINNGETCVAAKRFIVVDSLYDDFRERIVKKFADAKSGDPMDDASDLGPLARKDLQEKLHEQVEDSVAKGATIAVGGQLPEGKGSFYPATILENVEKGQPAYDDELFGPVASLIRAKDQDDALRIANDSRYGLGGAIFSKDEDKAIRLAREEFDTGMVYINGYGLANPGLPFGGVKNSGHGREHGGFGIKEFVNIKGLHVHKSQ from the coding sequence ATGGCAGATATTACTACTATAAACCCAGCAACAGGTGAAGCGATCAAAGAATACGATTACATGAGTAATGATGAGGTGAACAAGATTGTTGAATCCTCGCACCAAGCATTTACTGAGTGGCGTAAAACCAGCCACGAAGCGCGTGCAAAAGTCATCAATTCTATCGGTGAGACATTGCTCAAGTACAAAGAAGAGTTGTCTAAACTTATGACTGAGGAGCGTGGTAAGCTCTATAGTCAGAGTTTGCAAGAAATAGATTTGTGTAAAGCAATTTGCGACTATACCGCAGAAAAAGGGGTGGCTGCACTTGCTGACGATGAACGTGATATTGAAGGCTTGAAGAAAGGTATTGTGACCTATCAGCCTATCGGTGTCATTTATGGCATGCAGCCATGGAACTTTCCTGCTTACCAAGTATTCCGTTATACCATCGCAAATCTGATGGCAGGTAATAGTATTTTACTCAAGCACGCGTCAAACGTGACTGGTTCAGGCTTGTTAATCGAAAAAATCTTCCATGAGTCAGAGTTACCAAACGATTTGTTCCGTACGATTTTAATCGATCACGACCAATCAGAAGCATTAATCGGTCATGACAAAGTGCGCGGTGTCACACTGACAGGTAGCGACGGTGCTGGTAGCATTGTGGGTCAGCAAGCAGCAAAAGCCATTAAAAAGGTGGTGCTAGAATTAGGCTCAAACGATGCCTTTATTGTCTTAGAAGATGCTGATGTAGAGTTAGCGGTAGAAACTTGTACCCAAGCGCGTCTCATTAATAATGGTGAAACTTGTGTCGCCGCTAAGCGCTTTATCGTTGTTGATAGCTTATACGATGATTTCCGTGAACGCATTGTCAAAAAATTTGCAGACGCTAAATCTGGCGATCCGATGGATGATGCCTCTGATCTTGGTCCATTAGCCCGCAAAGATTTACAAGAAAAATTGCATGAGCAAGTAGAAGACAGTGTAGCAAAAGGCGCAACGATTGCTGTTGGTGGTCAATTGCCAGAAGGTAAAGGCAGTTTTTATCCAGCAACTATCTTGGAGAATGTCGAAAAAGGACAACCTGCCTATGATGACGAATTATTTGGTCCTGTCGCCTCATTAATACGAGCTAAAGACCAAGATGATGCATTACGCATTGCCAATGACAGTCGCTACGGTTTGGGCGGTGCTATCTTCTCTAAAGACGAAGACAAAGCCATTCGCCTAGCGCGCGAAGAGTTTGATACGGGTATGGTCTATATCAATGGTTACGGTCTTGCAAATCCAGGGTTGCCATTTGGTGGAGTGAAGAACTCAGGTCATGGTCGCGAGCATGGCGGCTTTGGTATCAAAGAATTTGTAAATATTAAAGGGTTACACGTTCATAAAAGTCAATAA
- a CDS encoding DUF4349 domain-containing protein, which translates to MLGSVLLIGGCDSSSEYAESSAGMESVQSATEEVADSEMVGIMSDVAADNASNGLEVANLSSTSEQTLGSQAADIKIAGKALLITASADFKVEDVVKTSDAIESLTRQQAGYVALSNISNHPRDSRTFVQGNKNITITTYTRQADMTVRIPRANVSKFLAQLQQQVAFLNGQQFSAQDVTLDIYREQLASQLNSDMASELSQERLSSKNDKDQGSNVDAITATYAARRQQELAKLEQLAIADKVQYSTINLTFMQPDISYKETTQNLDVLLDAEQPSFSSQVSQAFKDGWEILRSVALGLIQLWWLLVLGGIFYLIYRMIKAIYRKFFKHDPRIKNMKRELMGENPKSHDSVGIQSSQEEDYSNNMKEADSKDNKHSN; encoded by the coding sequence ATGCTTGGGTCTGTGTTATTGATAGGCGGCTGCGATAGCTCTTCTGAATATGCAGAGAGTAGTGCTGGTATGGAGTCGGTTCAGTCTGCAACGGAGGAGGTTGCTGATAGTGAGATGGTTGGCATCATGTCCGATGTGGCAGCTGATAACGCATCCAATGGCTTAGAGGTTGCAAATCTATCGAGCACTAGTGAACAGACCCTTGGTAGTCAGGCAGCAGACATTAAAATTGCGGGAAAAGCGCTATTGATAACTGCCAGTGCTGATTTTAAAGTTGAAGATGTCGTCAAAACTAGTGATGCTATTGAGAGTTTGACACGGCAACAGGCTGGTTATGTGGCACTGAGCAATATTAGCAATCATCCACGTGATAGTCGAACCTTTGTACAAGGCAATAAAAATATCACGATTACAACCTACACTCGTCAAGCTGACATGACGGTTCGTATCCCTCGCGCCAATGTCAGTAAGTTCCTAGCGCAATTACAACAGCAAGTCGCATTTTTAAATGGGCAGCAGTTTAGTGCTCAAGATGTGACATTAGATATTTATCGTGAACAGCTAGCGAGCCAGTTAAATAGTGATATGGCAAGCGAGCTTAGCCAAGAACGCCTGAGTAGTAAAAATGATAAAGACCAGGGCAGCAATGTTGATGCTATTACCGCGACTTATGCGGCACGTCGTCAGCAAGAGCTTGCCAAGCTTGAGCAACTGGCTATCGCTGATAAAGTTCAATATAGCACCATTAACCTGACCTTTATGCAGCCAGATATCAGTTATAAAGAAACCACACAAAATCTAGATGTGCTATTAGATGCTGAGCAGCCAAGTTTTAGTAGTCAAGTGAGTCAAGCATTTAAAGATGGCTGGGAGATACTTAGATCAGTAGCGCTTGGATTGATACAACTGTGGTGGTTGCTTGTACTTGGCGGTATTTTTTATCTAATTTACAGAATGATAAAAGCAATCTATCGTAAATTTTTTAAACATGATCCCCGTATAAAAAATATGAAGCGTGAGCTAATGGGTGAAAATCCAAAAAGTCACGATTCAGTCGGTATACAGAGTAGTCAGGAAGAGGATTATAGCAATAATATGAAAGAGGCTGATAGTAAGGATAATAAGCACTCAAATTAA
- a CDS encoding L,D-transpeptidase, which yields MKNNESYNEKNNESSDVQLVVNIAKQTLTLYQHNRELAQYTVSTAKNGIGSQQDSGCTPLGKHFIAKKIGANEPINAVFIGRVPTGERYSAELGERHPERDWILSRILWLSGVEEGFNKGSNSQGGCDTYQRYIYIHGTPDSEPMGVPLSHGCIRMRNEDIMQLFDQIAEGISVTIVAH from the coding sequence ATGAAAAATAACGAAAGCTATAACGAGAAAAATAACGAAAGTTCTGATGTGCAGTTGGTGGTTAATATTGCTAAGCAAACATTAACGCTCTACCAGCATAATAGAGAATTGGCTCAATATACGGTGTCTACTGCTAAAAATGGCATTGGCAGTCAACAAGATAGCGGCTGCACACCTCTTGGCAAACACTTTATCGCTAAAAAGATTGGCGCAAATGAACCCATAAATGCCGTGTTCATTGGACGCGTCCCTACGGGCGAGAGATATAGTGCTGAGCTTGGTGAACGACATCCTGAACGCGATTGGATATTAAGCCGTATTCTTTGGCTAAGTGGTGTGGAAGAGGGCTTTAATAAAGGCAGTAATAGTCAAGGTGGCTGTGATACTTATCAGCGTTATATTTATATTCATGGTACGCCAGACAGTGAACCGATGGGTGTGCCACTCTCGCATGGCTGTATACGTATGCGTAACGAGGATATTATGCAATTGTTCGACCAAATTGCAGAGGGCATATCGGTGACGATTGTTGCTCATTAA
- a CDS encoding isocitrate lyase has protein sequence MSTAYKSAIDLVRELKQKHGNWQNISETDAARMMSQNRFKTGLDIAKYTAKIMRQDMEDYDNDTSQYTQSLGAWHGFVAQQTMYAKKKYFGTTSKTYIYLSGWMVAALRSEFGPLPDQSMHEKTSVPKLIEEIYTFLRQADAKVLNDYFRELNAAEEAGQDTSAILEKIENFDSHVVPIIADIDAGFGNEEATYLLTKQMIEAGACAIQVENQVSDAKQCGHQAGKVTVPHEDYIAKINAIRYAFLELGVEDGVIVARTDSEGASLTQKIPVSNEPGDLASQYIDFIEMEEVTLENAKENDSLLKHNGKLVRPVRLQNGLYQFREETNIDRVVLDCVTALENGADLLWIETPTPDVAHIKMMVDRIKEQQPKAKLVYNNSPSFNWTLNFRKQIIAQWEEEGKDLSAYNKDDLMSADYDGTELDTAADEAARNFQRDASREAGVFHHLITLPTYHTTALSVHELAKGYFGEDGMLAYAAGVQRKEIREGIACVKHQAMAGSDLGDDHKEIFSGENALKAGGGKNTMNQF, from the coding sequence ATGTCAACTGCATATAAATCAGCGATCGACTTAGTACGTGAATTAAAGCAAAAGCACGGTAACTGGCAGAATATCAGCGAAACCGATGCGGCACGTATGATGTCACAAAACCGTTTTAAAACGGGCTTAGATATCGCCAAATATACTGCAAAAATCATGCGTCAAGACATGGAAGACTATGACAATGATACGTCTCAGTACACGCAGTCTTTAGGTGCATGGCATGGTTTTGTGGCTCAACAAACTATGTACGCTAAGAAAAAATATTTTGGTACGACGTCTAAAACTTACATCTACCTATCAGGTTGGATGGTTGCAGCCCTTCGCTCTGAGTTTGGTCCTCTTCCTGACCAATCTATGCATGAAAAAACCTCTGTACCTAAGCTAATCGAAGAAATCTACACCTTCTTACGTCAAGCTGATGCTAAAGTATTGAACGACTACTTCCGTGAGCTAAACGCTGCAGAAGAAGCGGGTCAAGATACCTCAGCCATCCTAGAAAAAATCGAAAACTTTGATTCACATGTTGTGCCAATCATTGCTGACATCGATGCAGGTTTCGGTAACGAAGAAGCCACTTACTTGCTAACTAAGCAAATGATCGAAGCTGGTGCTTGTGCTATTCAGGTTGAAAACCAAGTATCTGACGCGAAGCAATGTGGTCACCAAGCGGGTAAAGTCACTGTACCGCATGAAGACTATATCGCAAAAATCAACGCTATTCGTTATGCATTCTTAGAGCTTGGTGTTGAAGACGGCGTTATCGTTGCTCGTACTGACTCTGAAGGCGCGTCACTCACGCAAAAAATTCCAGTATCAAATGAGCCAGGCGACCTTGCTTCTCAGTACATCGATTTTATCGAGATGGAAGAAGTCACGCTAGAAAACGCCAAAGAGAACGACAGCTTGCTTAAGCATAACGGCAAATTAGTACGTCCAGTTCGTCTTCAAAATGGTCTATATCAATTCCGTGAAGAAACGAACATCGACCGTGTCGTACTTGACTGTGTAACGGCTCTAGAAAATGGCGCTGATCTACTATGGATCGAAACACCGACTCCAGACGTCGCACACATCAAAATGATGGTTGATCGTATTAAAGAGCAACAGCCAAAAGCCAAGCTTGTATACAATAACAGCCCATCGTTCAACTGGACACTGAACTTCCGTAAGCAAATCATCGCTCAGTGGGAAGAAGAAGGCAAAGACCTATCTGCCTACAATAAAGATGACTTGATGAGTGCTGATTACGATGGTACTGAACTTGATACAGCAGCTGACGAAGCGGCTAGAAACTTCCAACGTGATGCATCACGTGAAGCAGGTGTATTCCATCACTTAATCACGCTACCTACTTATCACACCACTGCGCTTAGCGTGCATGAGCTTGCTAAAGGCTACTTCGGTGAAGATGGTATGCTTGCTTATGCAGCTGGCGTACAACGTAAAGAAATCCGTGAAGGCATCGCTTGTGTGAAGCACCAAGCAATGGCTGGTTCTGACCTTGGCGATGATCACAAAGAAATCTTCTCTGGTGAAAATGCCCTTAAAGCTGGCGGCGGCAAGAACACAATGAACCAGTTCTAA
- a CDS encoding CYTH and CHAD domain-containing protein — protein MQEIELKFLVPESRLKGLMRQARVKSSEVTQLAAHYYDTPDQQLAEAGIGLRIRKEGDAWVQTIKAGGDGIAARLEHNAVLDNEQVQAMLDNNTLMPDLTIYKNTSVSPALAEFKLKKLAKNLTRLYVTDVERTTRLLVGDSGANNHVEMAYDYGEIIHGNDDTQRDAIQEIEFELISGDIDFLFATAKTWCKRYKLCLSTVTKAERGGLLITEQQHSPAVHADLDQLNIDKKISMPAFVRAAVHNCLLQILPNSSAIVAGSEEDDHALQLYIGIVRLQAALQAFASYSDEINPDWLPILKQTATLLDEYRELAHLASHIEPNLQQHGAPTVNWATDMDALKITPKDAVSANDFQLTLLELIAFTMSDPSLEPQADQLAIDKLAKTLSKQQAKLGKAVQELQSKKDVGSNNINIESNDLKGDDLQSVDLDDSDLENVESKSDDIKNIDLDDNNAEHELYEQLTTLLYISEFATPLLDKKKSKKKKAKKESKRWLKYLAKAQKTLNKYHNHKMYQQRYQLKSKTDSSALYGAGWFAAMLVRDLKRTEKRLAKVTDSSVLR, from the coding sequence ATGCAAGAGATAGAGCTAAAGTTTTTGGTACCAGAGTCGCGACTAAAAGGTTTGATGCGCCAAGCACGAGTCAAGTCTTCTGAGGTGACGCAACTGGCTGCCCATTATTATGATACCCCAGACCAACAGCTTGCAGAGGCAGGCATTGGCTTGCGTATCCGTAAAGAAGGCGATGCTTGGGTACAGACCATCAAAGCGGGCGGCGATGGCATTGCAGCACGCCTAGAGCATAATGCGGTACTGGATAATGAACAAGTACAAGCGATGCTCGATAATAATACGCTCATGCCTGATTTAACTATTTATAAAAACACCTCTGTTTCCCCTGCCCTGGCTGAATTTAAGCTAAAAAAACTGGCTAAAAATCTCACACGGTTATATGTGACCGATGTAGAGCGCACCACACGATTGCTAGTGGGTGATAGTGGTGCAAATAACCATGTCGAGATGGCGTACGATTATGGAGAAATTATTCACGGTAATGATGATACTCAGCGTGATGCTATTCAAGAGATTGAGTTTGAGCTAATATCAGGAGATATCGATTTTTTATTTGCAACCGCCAAAACTTGGTGTAAGCGCTACAAGCTTTGTTTGTCTACGGTAACCAAGGCTGAGCGCGGTGGTTTACTCATCACAGAACAGCAGCATAGTCCAGCTGTCCACGCTGACCTTGATCAGCTAAATATCGATAAGAAAATCAGTATGCCTGCCTTTGTGCGCGCAGCGGTACATAACTGTCTGTTGCAAATACTGCCCAATAGCAGCGCCATCGTCGCTGGCAGCGAAGAGGACGACCATGCATTACAACTATACATTGGTATTGTCCGCTTGCAAGCTGCCCTACAAGCATTTGCCAGCTATTCTGATGAAATCAATCCAGACTGGCTGCCAATACTAAAACAAACAGCCACATTATTGGATGAATATCGAGAGCTTGCCCATCTTGCCTCACATATAGAGCCTAACTTACAACAGCATGGTGCACCTACTGTCAATTGGGCAACAGATATGGATGCGCTGAAGATTACTCCGAAAGATGCCGTCAGTGCCAACGATTTTCAGCTGACCTTACTTGAGCTGATCGCCTTTACCATGAGCGACCCAAGCCTTGAACCGCAAGCTGATCAACTCGCCATCGATAAACTGGCAAAAACCTTATCCAAACAGCAGGCAAAGCTTGGCAAGGCAGTACAAGAGCTACAGAGTAAAAAAGACGTTGGCTCAAATAACATTAATATAGAAAGCAATGATTTAAAAGGTGACGACTTACAAAGTGTTGACTTAGACGATAGTGACTTAGAAAACGTAGAGTCAAAAAGTGACGATATAAAAAATATTGATCTAGACGATAATAATGCAGAGCACGAGCTGTATGAGCAGTTAACCACCTTACTTTATATCAGTGAGTTTGCTACGCCATTATTAGATAAGAAAAAGTCAAAAAAGAAAAAAGCCAAGAAGGAAAGTAAACGCTGGCTAAAATACTTAGCAAAAGCGCAAAAGACTTTGAATAAATATCATAATCATAAAATGTACCAACAGCGCTATCAATTAAAATCGAAGACAGATAGCAGTGCGTTGTATGGCGCTGGGTGGTTTGCAGCCATGCTAGTGAGAGACCTTAAGCGCACAGAAAAACGCTTGGCGAAAGTGACAGACAGCTCTGTATTGCGGTAA
- the purM gene encoding phosphoribosylformylglycinamidine cyclo-ligase, translating to MSNKPSLSYKDAGVDIDAGDALVQRIKSVAKATSRPEVVGGLGGFGALCRIPTGYTSPLLVSGTDGVGTKLKLALQLNRHDTIGIDLVAMCVNDLLVCGAEPLFFLDYYATGKLDIDVAATVVTGIGEGCKLSNCALIGGETAEMPGMYQDDDYDLAGFCVGVVEEAEVITGENVAEGDVLIALASSGAHSNGYSLVRKVIEVSGIDVTSSDEQLDGQPIQDALMAPTRIYVKAIKALQDTLGSSALHAMSHITGGGLTDNLPRVLPENLAASIDTNSWQFSELFTWLQTQGNIEQSEMYRTFNCGVGFVIVVPKDKADAAIQTLNDAGEKAWKLGEMVKREADAVVYR from the coding sequence ATGAGTAACAAGCCTTCTTTAAGCTACAAAGATGCTGGTGTTGATATTGATGCTGGCGATGCGTTGGTACAACGTATTAAATCAGTGGCAAAAGCCACCTCGCGCCCTGAGGTTGTAGGCGGACTTGGCGGCTTTGGAGCACTTTGTCGTATACCAACTGGTTACACTTCTCCTCTACTCGTGTCAGGCACTGACGGCGTCGGTACTAAGCTCAAGCTGGCATTACAGCTAAACCGTCACGACACGATCGGTATCGACTTGGTCGCCATGTGCGTCAACGATTTATTGGTGTGCGGTGCAGAGCCATTATTTTTCTTAGACTATTATGCAACTGGCAAGCTTGATATTGATGTAGCAGCGACTGTGGTCACTGGTATTGGTGAAGGCTGTAAGCTATCAAACTGTGCTCTGATCGGCGGTGAAACGGCTGAGATGCCAGGCATGTATCAAGACGACGATTATGACTTGGCAGGCTTTTGTGTCGGTGTGGTTGAAGAAGCGGAAGTCATCACTGGCGAAAACGTCGCGGAAGGCGATGTATTGATCGCTCTTGCCTCAAGTGGTGCACACTCAAACGGTTATTCATTGGTACGTAAAGTCATCGAAGTCAGCGGCATTGATGTGACTAGCAGTGATGAGCAATTAGACGGTCAGCCTATCCAAGATGCGTTAATGGCCCCTACTCGCATCTATGTTAAAGCGATTAAAGCGCTACAAGATACTCTTGGTAGCTCAGCGCTGCATGCAATGTCACATATCACTGGTGGCGGCTTAACCGATAATTTACCACGTGTATTACCAGAAAATTTAGCTGCTAGTATTGATACCAATAGCTGGCAGTTCTCAGAGCTATTCACTTGGTTACAAACCCAAGGAAATATCGAGCAAAGCGAGATGTACCGCACCTTTAACTGCGGCGTTGGTTTTGTCATTGTCGTGCCTAAAGATAAAGCAGATGCGGCTATTCAAACTTTGAACGATGCTGGTGAAAAAGCATGGAAATTAGGCGAAATGGTGAAGCGTGAAGCGGACGCAGTGGTGTACCGTTAA
- a CDS encoding nitroreductase family protein: MSKESLVTLQQAFDERRSIYALGNELPVEPQAIVNMAERVLLHTPSAFNSQSSRLVVLFGAEHQELWDIAEEKLRAAVGDGDFSGTKQKLDGFRAAAGTVLFYEDKNVTESLQEQFALYADRFPVWAQQTSAMHQYAMWTELRTLNVGANLQHYNPLVDEDAAKAYAIPDSWELVAQMPFGNIVAPAGEKTYQPVSERMKVLGL; encoded by the coding sequence ATGTCTAAAGAAAGCCTAGTTACTTTACAACAAGCTTTTGATGAACGCCGGTCAATATATGCTTTGGGCAATGAGCTGCCAGTAGAGCCACAAGCAATTGTCAATATGGCAGAGCGTGTTTTATTACATACCCCTTCTGCTTTTAATTCACAATCTTCGCGTCTGGTCGTACTGTTTGGTGCCGAGCACCAGGAATTGTGGGATATCGCTGAAGAAAAACTGCGTGCAGCCGTCGGCGATGGCGACTTTTCTGGCACTAAGCAAAAGCTAGATGGCTTCCGTGCGGCAGCGGGTACAGTGCTGTTTTATGAAGATAAAAACGTGACTGAGTCACTGCAAGAGCAGTTTGCGTTATATGCAGATAGATTTCCAGTTTGGGCTCAGCAAACCTCAGCCATGCATCAGTATGCGATGTGGACAGAGCTACGCACTTTAAATGTTGGTGCCAACCTACAGCACTACAATCCGCTTGTGGATGAAGACGCCGCTAAGGCTTATGCTATCCCAGATAGTTGGGAATTGGTGGCACAAATGCCATTTGGCAACATTGTTGCGCCTGCTGGCGAGAAAACGTATCAGCCAGTTAGTGAGCGTATGAAAGTGCTAGGTTTATAA
- the purN gene encoding phosphoribosylglycinamide formyltransferase — MLDSQKKIDNNPLRIAVLVSGSGSNLQVLIDAMQAGALPIEIVGVISNREDAYAVTRAKDADIPVAVLSHVASGKRMGIKTFETHASSQLASWQPDLIVLAGFMRVLSADFIDNAPAPMINLHPSLLPVYKGLDTHQRAIQAGERHHGCSIHVVTAELDAGTVLTQALLEIHQRDTADSLQARVQKLEHQLLPWTILLLAKGALSLDHAQASNQQSMSLPTLPLKLYLND; from the coding sequence ATGTTAGACAGTCAAAAAAAAATTGATAACAACCCTTTACGGATTGCTGTACTGGTATCTGGTAGTGGTAGCAACTTGCAAGTACTGATAGATGCGATGCAAGCTGGCGCACTGCCAATTGAGATTGTTGGCGTCATTAGTAACCGTGAGGATGCTTATGCCGTCACCCGTGCAAAAGACGCTGACATTCCTGTGGCAGTATTGTCACATGTTGCTAGCGGCAAACGCATGGGAATCAAGACTTTTGAGACTCATGCCAGCAGCCAACTAGCATCATGGCAACCAGATCTCATTGTGTTAGCTGGTTTTATGCGTGTCTTGAGTGCAGATTTTATCGATAATGCACCAGCGCCGATGATTAATTTGCATCCCTCTTTGCTACCTGTCTATAAAGGCCTTGATACCCACCAGCGTGCGATACAAGCAGGTGAGCGACATCATGGCTGTAGTATTCATGTGGTCACTGCCGAGCTTGACGCGGGTACTGTTTTGACCCAAGCGCTGTTAGAGATACATCAAAGAGACACTGCCGATAGCTTGCAAGCACGTGTGCAAAAGCTTGAGCATCAATTGCTCCCTTGGACGATTTTATTATTGGCCAAAGGCGCACTTTCGCTGGACCATGCTCAAGCATCCAATCAACAAAGTATGTCTTTACCAACGCTACCGTTAAAACTATATTTGAACGACTGA